The genomic region AACACCCGTACGGGCCCTTCGACCGGCCGCTTGTCCACCCCGGTCATCCCGCCCACGGCATCCGTGTACGCGGCGGACCGGGCCTTCCCCACATTCACCGACAGAAGCTTCATGGAGAAAGGCTAGAGGCTCACCATCAAAGCCACTACACGATTATCCGCACCCTCCCCAAGAACCCCTTATGCTCGAATCATGATCGAGGCCCGTCACCTCCGTGTCCTGCGCGCCGTCGCCACCACCGGCTCCTTCTCCGCCGCCGCGCGGGAACTGGGCTGCACCCAGCCCGCGGTCAGTCAGCAGATGAAGGCGCTGGAGGCCTCGTCGGGTACGACGCTGCTGATCCGTACGGGCCGCGAAATGCGCCTGACCCAGGCCGGTGAGGCCCTGGTGCGCCACGCGGCGGGCATCCTCGCCGGGCTGACCGCCGCGGAGGAGGAGGTCGCCGCCATCGCCGGACTGCGCGCGGGCCGCGTACGGCTGGTGTCGTTCCCCAGCGGCAGCTCGACGCTGGTGCCCACGGCCCTGGCCGCGCTGCGCGCCGCACACCCGGGTACCCGGGTCTCCCTGGTCGAGGCGGAGCCACCGCGCTCGGTCGACCTGCTGCGCGACGGCGACTGCGACGTCGCACTCGCCTTCCGCTACGGGCCCGCCACGGACGAGTGGGACGACCTGGTCGTGCGCCCGCTGCTCACCGACCGCATGGTCGGACTGGTCCCGGAGGGGCACCGGCTGGCCGATGCGGACACGATCACCGTCGGCGATCTCGCCGAGGAGTCCTGGATCGCGGGCTGCCCGCGGTGCCGCCGCCAGCTGGTGGAGGTCTGCGAGGGCGCCGGCTTCACGCCCCGCATCGACTTCGCGACCGACGACTATCCGGCGGTGATCGGCCTGGTCGGCGCGGGCCTCGGGGTCGCGGTGCTGCCGGAACTGGCGATCGAGTCGGTGCGTCCGAAGGGCGCCAGGACGGTGTCGGTGGAACCGGCCGTACAGCGCGAGATCGTCGCGCTGACCCTGCCCGACCTGGCACAGGTGCCCGCGGTGGCGGCGACCCTGGACCGGCTCGCCCAGGCCGCCACCCGCTGAGCCGACGGCAGGGGTACGGGCCGAGGCCCCCTGAAGGAACGTTTCTCCTTCGGTGAGCTGCGGGTGACCGTCAAGCGGGGCCGGGGCCGTTGGGTGTGGCGGCGGTGATCAGCCGGTTGCGGGCCCGGCCCATGAGCTCCTCGCGTTCGTCCTCGGTCAGCCCACCCCACACTCCGTACGGCTCGCGCACGGCGAGCGCGTGCGCGGCGCACTCGGCACGGACCGGGCAGCGCATGCACACCTCCTTCGCCGAGGTCTCGCGGGCGCTTCGCGCCGCACCTCGTTCGCCCTCCGGGTGGAAGAAGAGCGAGCTGTCCACCCCACGGCAGGCCGCGAGGAGCTGCCAGTCCCATAGATCGGCGTTGGGTCCGGGAAGGCGGGAGAAATCTGCCATTGCTTGTCCCCTTTAAGCCGTGACCGTGCATCCACGATGTAAGTAGATGTAAATATGACTCATTACGAATCTAGTCACAGACACCACCAAAATGGAAGAAGAGCAGCTAAATGGGTCACAACTGCTCAATACGGGCAATTGGGGCGTGGGGCTCTCCTCTGCGACCGTCCCCTCACGTAGAGTGTCGAAGGCGGCGGTCCCGCCCGTAACTCTTTCGAGTGACCATCGTTGAGAGTGCGTGGGCGGTTGAGACAAGAACCACTCGGGCACATGTCCGAGAGGCATCGACCGCACAGGTGACGATTCGTACCCAGCCTGGAGGCCCAAGGTGACGCGCATCAGCTGCGGAGGGCGGTCATGACATCCGTCCTCGTCTGCGACGATTCCCCGCTTGCCCGAGAAGCGCTCCGTCGGGCGGTCGCGACCGTGCCCGGCGTCGAGCGTGTGACCACGGCGGCCAACGGCGAGGAAGTTCTTCGCCGCTGGGGTGCCGACCGTTCGGACCTGATTCTGATGGACGTACGCATGCCCGGTCTGGGCGGCGTCGAGACGGTGCGGCGGCTGCTCTCCGCGGACCCCGGTGCCCGGATCATCATGCTGACCGTTGCCGAGGACCTGGACGGTGTCGCGCTGGCGGTCGCCGCCGGTGCCCGCGGCTATCTGCACAAGGACGCCTCGCGCGCCGAACTGCGGGCGACGGTCACGCAGGCGCTCGCCGATCCGACCTGGCGGCTCGCCCCGCGGCGGCTGCGTTCGGCCGAGATGGGCGCGGCACCCACGCTCACCGCGCGGGAGATCCAGGTGCTCGAAGGGATGAGCCACGGCCGGTCGAATGCGGAGATCGGCCGCGAACTCTTCCTCTCCGAGGACACGGTGAAGACGCACGCCAGGAGGCTCTTCAAGAAGCTCGGAGCGTCGGACCGCGCCCACGCGGTGGCGCTCGGTTTCCGATGGGGCCTGGTTCGTTAGAAGATGACCGGCAGGACCCCCCGTCCGCTCGGTGGCGGACGGGGTGGCGGACGCCCCAACTCTGTTTCCCGCGTGATGCCGCATCCTTGAGTTGTGGAGTTCCTCGGGGACGAGTCGTTCGAGCGGGAGGGGAGGGCGCAGGGGATGAGTTCCGGCGCACCTGCTCATAACGCTTCAGTGCACAACTACGAGCGCGGTGAAGCGGATGGTTCGGTGCCGAGGCACCATGGACCGATGCGCGACGACGAGGCTGCGAATGCCCATGGGGCGATCGGTGCACTCGTTCACCTGGCCGTCGACGGCGACCAGCAGGCGACGCACGATCTGCTGGCCCATGTCCACCCACTGGCCCTGCGCTACTGCCGTACGCGGCTGAACCGGCTGCCCGGTGATGCCCGCCACTTCGTGGAGGACCTCGCGCAGGAGGTCTGTGTCGCCGTCCTGATGGCGCTGCCGCGCTACAAGGACACCGGCCGGCCCTTCGAGGCCTTCGTCTTTGCCATTGCCACGCACAAGGTCGCCGACCTCCAGCGGGCGGCCATGCGGCATCCGGGGTCGACGGCAGTGCCGTCCGACGAGATGCCGGAACGGCCCGACGATTCGCTCGGCCCCGAGGAGCGCGCGCTGCTCAGCAGCGATGCCGCCTGGGCCAAGAAGCTGCTCGCCAACCTCCCTGAGAACCAGCGGGAACTGCTCGTCCTGCGGGTCGCGGTCGGGCTGACCGCCGAGGAGACCGGGCAGCTGCTGGGCATGTCCCCGGGAGCGGTACGGGTCGCGCAGCACCGCGCGCTGAGCAGGCTGCGGGCGCTCGCCGAGCAGTAGGCGGGGCCGATCGGGCCCACCGGGACCGGCGGGGCTGTGCTGTCCGCCGTACGGAAACGCGCCCCTGTACGGAACGGGTCTCCGCGGCCCGCGCGGAGGGCGGCTCCCGCGCGCGGTAGGAACCTCCAAGGATTCCCGATCAGGTCGATCGTGGAATGAGACGCCTCCCGAGCCCGTTAGCATGGACATCCGCACCGATCAAGGCCATATGGGGAAGGTGTCATGACTGCAAACGTCGACGGAGTGCCCGAGAAATTCGCGACGCTCGGGCTGACATACGACGACGTGCTGCTGTTGCCGGGCGCATCGGAAGTGCTCCCGAACGCGGTCGACACCTCGTCCCGCATCTCGCGGAACGTCACCGTGAACATTCCGCTGCTGTCCGCCGCCATGGACAAGGTCACCGAGGCCCGTATGGCCATCGCGATGGCACGTCAGGGCGGCGTCGGCGTGCTGCACCGCAATCTTTCGATCGAGGACCAGGCCAACCAGGTCGATCTGGTCAAGCGCTCCGAGTCCGGCATGGTCACCGACCCGATCACGGTGCACCCCGACGCGACGCTGGGCGAGGCCGACGAGCTGTGCGCCAAGTTCCGCATCAGCGGCGTGCCGGTGACGGACCCGGCGGGCAAGCTGCTCGGCATCGTCACCAACCGTGACATGGCCTTCGAGTCGGACCGCAGCCGCCAGGTGCGCGAGGTCATGACGCCGATGCCGCTGGTCACCGGCAAGGTCGGCATCTCCGGGGCCG from Streptomyces sp. NBC_01267 harbors:
- a CDS encoding response regulator transcription factor — translated: MTSVLVCDDSPLAREALRRAVATVPGVERVTTAANGEEVLRRWGADRSDLILMDVRMPGLGGVETVRRLLSADPGARIIMLTVAEDLDGVALAVAAGARGYLHKDASRAELRATVTQALADPTWRLAPRRLRSAEMGAAPTLTAREIQVLEGMSHGRSNAEIGRELFLSEDTVKTHARRLFKKLGASDRAHAVALGFRWGLVR
- a CDS encoding sigma-70 family RNA polymerase sigma factor, producing the protein MRDDEAANAHGAIGALVHLAVDGDQQATHDLLAHVHPLALRYCRTRLNRLPGDARHFVEDLAQEVCVAVLMALPRYKDTGRPFEAFVFAIATHKVADLQRAAMRHPGSTAVPSDEMPERPDDSLGPEERALLSSDAAWAKKLLANLPENQRELLVLRVAVGLTAEETGQLLGMSPGAVRVAQHRALSRLRALAEQ
- a CDS encoding LysR family transcriptional regulator, with amino-acid sequence MIEARHLRVLRAVATTGSFSAAARELGCTQPAVSQQMKALEASSGTTLLIRTGREMRLTQAGEALVRHAAGILAGLTAAEEEVAAIAGLRAGRVRLVSFPSGSSTLVPTALAALRAAHPGTRVSLVEAEPPRSVDLLRDGDCDVALAFRYGPATDEWDDLVVRPLLTDRMVGLVPEGHRLADADTITVGDLAEESWIAGCPRCRRQLVEVCEGAGFTPRIDFATDDYPAVIGLVGAGLGVAVLPELAIESVRPKGARTVSVEPAVQREIVALTLPDLAQVPAVAATLDRLAQAATR
- a CDS encoding WhiB family transcriptional regulator, with the translated sequence MADFSRLPGPNADLWDWQLLAACRGVDSSLFFHPEGERGAARSARETSAKEVCMRCPVRAECAAHALAVREPYGVWGGLTEDEREELMGRARNRLITAATPNGPGPA